The window ACTCACGGTCAGAGTAAGGTGTTATGCAAGCTTCCATAGACACACCCCACATAGCATCTGGATCATCGTCGGATCTACACAGAGGAGGTTGGGAACCAGGCTCTCTCTCCATGTAACAGTCATTTGTCAGTGGTTTAACCCAAATGACAGTTTGGTTTTTCTTGGCCGCAATTTTCCAACACATTCGTTCAACAAGGGCACTCATCTCTCTCCATATTCTTAGATCTTCCTCATCCTGTGCATACGCTTCTGGAGATGAGTAGGCAAAATAGCCTCCTGGTCTAAGCAACCTATCCAGCTCAAGCAGAAGGATCCCATCCCTTTGAAGCCAGTCAATTCTACACCGAGAACAGTGAGCCAGTTCAAAGGATCTGCTTGGGTAAGGAAGCCTCTTTGTCCCTAAGACACCGAGATATGCAGGAATTCCTCTCTCCAGAGCAAATTGGATCTGATTTTGGTGCACATCATTGGGTGCTAAAGACATTGCTATGATATCAGATGAAAGAAGATAGGCTCCAAAACTTGCAACTCCACATCCCACATCAAGCACTGTGCGGATCCTTCCCTCATTGTTCAAAacattgtttgaaaagttgagCATCTGCAAAGACAAACCAGAAGCAAGATGATTCCTACATTTGTGCAGTccaagacactttttaaagaaaataaatcacaAATGAAACGAAAAAAGAGATCTCAAAAACTGCAAAATTAACCAAATAAGCACGCAATAAAAATGCtgttaaaaggaaaaatatactGCATGAGATTAGTACACCATAGTTCAAATTCATGATTGCAGCAGCAGTTGAGAAaagcaattaaaataaaagtacACTGCCAAACAGCCATGCAACTGGACCAAAGAAAggacttgttttcttttttccttgctTCAGAATACAATTAAAGAGTAAACTGTCTTACATTTGCAATGGAAGCAATATATTTGTCAGCTCCATAATGAAAATGTGTGCCACCTCCAGGAAAGACAATCTTTTCACCTTTGACAACCATCCAGTTCTGGTCAGACTTTTCATGTGCAAGATGAGTATGAGGAATGTTTGCTTTCCATACTTCATCCCTGCTTCTTGGCCACTTGATTGGGATCTGAAATAGGAAAGCATGACAGATCAATTGGCATTGTatgaaataccaaaaaaaaaaaggaatacaaCATACAAGGAAGAAAATTGCTTCAGTTTTATTATCTAGCACAACTCAGATTTTGAATAATCTTAAATCACAATGAAGCATGATTCAACCTTGTAGCCTATCGGTGGAGGAATCAAGCAATTGAAGCGCCTTTCAGCTGGAGGGCAATGTCTTTCGTAGTGCTCCATCAAAGTCAAATCCAGCTTCAATCTCATCTGGTATATCAGATGCCTGTCTAGGCAGGGAATTAACTCTGAATGTCGATCATCACAAACCTTCAAGGAAGAAATTGAAGTACAGAATAGTGTTAACAATCAAAATACAAGTTGAAAACCTAGCATATGAAATTAATGTTGAGGCCTTAGGGGTCGCGATGGCAATTAAATGACGGTACAGGTtcagaggggaaaaaaagataaataggGGAGGGGAAATCTTACAGGGAAGCTCTTTGCCACTACGTCATCCTCCTTGTCTTCCAGCCCAAACTTGGAGGAAGATTCCTCTTGCTTGTTTCCAAGATCAGCATCTTCGTCACCACCCAAATATGATGAACCCAATTTTCTTAAGGATTTACTTCCATATTCTATAGCTGATGCACCATGATGCATTCGGGAACCAAAAAAAGATCCAtaataaacaaatataaaaacaagaaACACTGTGACACAACACAAGGCAGTGATCAATCGCTTCTTTTGGACTCCATCAGTTCTTCCCCTcatatttgttttgatgtcaaGTCCTTACAATAAAGTGGTTACTATAGTTCCAATAGCATCAAAAGATTACAAAGAGGACCCCATGTGCTGCACCATGCCAATGACTACCACTAGAAACCTACAATATCCAAGCTCACAATCTTGAAAAGTTCAACGTTCAAG is drawn from Telopea speciosissima isolate NSW1024214 ecotype Mountain lineage chromosome 1, Tspe_v1, whole genome shotgun sequence and contains these coding sequences:
- the LOC122663041 gene encoding probable methyltransferase PMT3, whose product is MRGRTDGVQKKRLITALCCVTVFLVFIFVYYGSFFGSRMHHGASAIEYGSKSLRKLGSSYLGGDEDADLGNKQEESSSKFGLEDKEDDVVAKSFPVCDDRHSELIPCLDRHLIYQMRLKLDLTLMEHYERHCPPAERRFNCLIPPPIGYKIPIKWPRSRDEVWKANIPHTHLAHEKSDQNWMVVKGEKIVFPGGGTHFHYGADKYIASIANMLNFSNNVLNNEGRIRTVLDVGCGVASFGAYLLSSDIIAMSLAPNDVHQNQIQFALERGIPAYLGVLGTKRLPYPSRSFELAHCSRCRIDWLQRDGILLLELDRLLRPGGYFAYSSPEAYAQDEEDLRIWREMSALVERMCWKIAAKKNQTVIWVKPLTNDCYMEREPGSQPPLCRSDDDPDAMWGVSMEACITPYSDQNQRDRGSGLAPWPARLTSPPPRLADFGYSTEMFEKDTGVWRRRVDSYWNLLSPKIKPDTLRNLMDMKANFGSFAAALKDKNVWVMNVVPEDGPNTLKLIYDRGLIGTVHNWCEAFSTYPRTYDLLHAWTVFSDIEKKECSALDLLIEMDRILRPSGFIIVRDKRPVVEFIKKYLPALHWEVLATADPESDSEPDGDEMVFIIQKKMWLTSESLRDTE